In the genome of Labrus mixtus chromosome 21, fLabMix1.1, whole genome shotgun sequence, one region contains:
- the mrtfab gene encoding myocardin related transcription factor Ab isoform X4 encodes MIFSPSGLSVTMATLHPQQGQELSPGSMEVAGAPGLVLSPQSEAVAHELQELSLQPPPNELPLQERKNVLQLKLLQRRTREELVSQGIMPPLKSPAAFHEQRRSLERARTEDYLKRKIRSRPERSELVRMHILEETSAEPSLQAKQLQLKRARLADDLNDKISHRPGPIELVHKNILSVTCTVHSPLAEGESSSLDEDSSDALSPDQLTNHDSPVSAVPQLSPPDTLTQNGDISLTQFLTQRPPPPPPPPPPQLNGSDSSPFTKLTNGTAVPVTITNSRPSTGQVKSQSKTSSDRPSHRSKKAKDSKPKVKKLKYHQYIPPDQKADKEQPPAMDSSYAKLLHQQQLFLQLQILNQQQQHYNYHTILPAPPKPLTEQPPTTTSGPSPSRSAPTTTTPATFNQSGSARQSQTAVGGAKPVSLPANLDEFKVAELKQELKLRGLTVSGTKNDLIERLRNYQEQNGGNAAALKNGTSQPSHQATTSAAGAVTSSPAITTTPEHQPDGGFRLSLSSLAQVVPGRVMRFGSTSSSPPVSPSPSERSLAGMSPDETSCNGDMFGEMVSSPLTQLTLHPSPQHPSNVAPLSQSLSNVKEEIQSSCSLSRPSPSSSQPPEPQPGVAMDTMDKDQMLQEKDKQIEELTRMLRQKQRLVETLRSQLEQGKMSGAIVIAGVDKSKTSREVKLQTLIKASAIQPPVFPNGIVVKVKKEVEPEERMEGVTEEEQAKKPEQPMQCSQETLVRLQQIHRLQVQQAEQQKQTLQQSPTQKVAEAKTSPQKLQQQKKEAQILLHQQQQLQQLIIQQTQQKQLQAQQKLVQQKLAQQKLSQQKLQLLKQTQGQVQQKNQVQLKQVQVQIQKSAGNPVQQRKQLKAQHRRQQTAAVTTQQVTPVVINQQNGTQIHTQAISLDLLKANGAPTLVTDSNGNHYLIALTSNTPDGQNGVSSLAKTNGRITLQRLQSTPSKLPSTESKSKEQPEAEPVSQPNKKKAGLHLDTNGSPQPSLSATAPPNLQPFFDDVSDSESQSSLLSSLKREEVCPPYDRHTLFTPPSPKPNTSLPAQRSKQENGVNSQQMDDLFDILLKSGEIPGFKSNPDPSLTPLSDPPSPASPPSPLHLSPPTPTQPLLSPQPSVGEPCTGSARLEDFLESTTGAPLLGVEPDGGLTLIDDLHSQMLSTHSILDHAPSPMDTSDLGFSPHSTGLDFGDPTLDSMDWLDISMVGSSGVGSGGSGGGRGGRGGEVAGDGDGGTSLTPLAPHTPPSVFSADFLDSTDLQLHWESCL; translated from the exons TCCTCCAGCTCAAACTCCTGCAGAGACGCACACGAGAGGAACTGGTCAGCCAAGGGATCATGCCAC CACTGAAGAGCCCGGCAGCCTTTCACGAACAGCGGAGGAGTCTGGAGCGAGCAAGG ACCGAGGACTATCTGAAGAGGAAGATCAGGAGTCGACCTGAGCGCTCTGAACTGGTCAGGATGCACATTTTGGAGG AGACGTCTGCAGAGCCGTCCCTGCAGGCCAAGCAGCTGCAGCTGAAGCGGGCACGACTGGCCGACGACCTCAACGACAAAATCTCCCACAGACCAGGTCCCATCGAGCTGGTTCACAAGAACATCCTGTCGGTTACCTGCACTGTGCACTCACCACTGG CTGAAGGAGAGAGCTCGTCTTTAGATGAAGACAGCAGCGACGCACTTTCCCCGGACCAGCTAACCAATCACGACTCACCTGTGAGCGCCGTCCCTCAGCTGTCTCCACCTGACACGCTCACCCAGAACGGGGACATTTCCCTCACACAG TTCCTGACTCAGCGGCCCCCTccgcctcctccgcctcctccacccCAGTTGAATGGGTCAGACTCCTCTCCGTTCACAAAATTAACAAACGGGACAGCAGTGCCAGTGACCATTACAAACTCCCGCCCTTCTACCGGACAGGTCAAG TCTCAGTCTAAGACGAGTTCAGACCGTCCTTCACACAGATCCAAGAAAGCAAAGGACAGCAAGCCCAAG GTGAAGAAGCTGAAGTACCACCAGTACATCCCTCCGGATCAGAAAGCAGACAAAGAGCAGCCGCCTGCGATGGACTCATCCTACGCTAAGCTtcttcatcagcagcagctcttcctGCAGTTGCAGATCCTCAACCAGCAACAGCAGCACTACAACTACCACACCATCCTTCCTGCCCCTCCCAA gcCACTGACAGAGCAGCCTCCCACGACCACTTCCGGCCCTTCCCCCTCCCGCAGCGCTCCCACGACTACCACCCCCGCCACCTTCAATCAGAGCGGGAGTGCCCGTCAGAGCCAAACTGCAGTGGGCGGAGCTAAACCAGTCAGTCTGCCAGCCAACCTGGATGAGTTCAAG GTCGCTGAGCTGAAACAGGAATTGAAACTGCGTGGTCTGACTGTCTCAGGCACCAAGAACGATCTCATTGAGCGGCTTCGCAACTACCAGGAGCAAAACGGCGGCAACGCGGCAGCTTTGAAAAATGGCACATCACAGCCCAGCCATCAGGCCACGACCTCGGCTGCTGGCGCAGTCACTTCCTCTCCCGCCATAACAACCACACCTGAGCACCAACCAGATGGAGGGTTTAGGTTATCTCTATCATCACTGGCTCAGGTGGTTCCAGGGCGGGTCATGAGGTTTGGCAGCACCAGCTCCAGCCCTCCCGTGTCACCTTCTCCGTCTGAGAGGTCTTTGGCCGGGATGAGTCCTGATGAGACGAGCTGTAATGGGGACATGTTCGGAGAGATG GTGAGCTCTCCCCTTACCCAGCTCACCCTGCACCCATCTCCTCAGCACCCATCCAACGTCGCTCCGCTCTCCCAGTCTCTCTCAAACGTCAAAGAGGAGATCCAgagctcctgcagcctctctAGGCCATCCCCCTCCTCAAGTCAGCCTCCAGAGCCTCAGCCTGGAGTTGCCATGGACACCATGGACAAAGACCAGATGCTGCAGGAGAAGGACAAACAGATTGAGGAGCTAACCAGGATGCTGCGTCAGAAGCAGAGGCTGGTGGAGACGCTGCGGTCACAGCTGGAGCAGGGCAAGATGTCAGGTGCAATAGTGATAGCAGGAGTGGACAAGAGCAAAACATCCAGAGAGGTTAAACTTCAAACTCTAATAAAAGCCTCTGCCATTCAGCCCCCTGTTTTCCCTAACGGCATTGTGGTGAAGGTGAAGAAGGAGGTGGAGCCTGAAGAGCGGATGGAGGGAGTGACGGAGGAGGAACAGGCGAAGAAACCAGAGCAGCCGATGCAGTGCTCTCAGGAGACCCTCGTCCGGCTGCAGCAGATCCACCGGCTGCAAGTCCAACAGGCCGAACAGCAGAAACAGACGCTGCAGCAGAGTCCCACACAGAAAGTAGCCGAGGCAAAGACAAGCCCTCAAAAGCTGCAACAGCAGAAGAAAGAAGCTCAAATCCTgctccatcagcagcagcaactgCAGCAGCTCATCATCCAGCAGACCCAACAGAAACAGCTGCAGGCCCAGCAGAAGTTAGTGCAGCAGAAACTTGCCCAGCAGAAGCTCAGTCAGCAGAAACTGCAGCTGCTCAAACAGACTCAAGGGCAGGTCCAGCAGAAGAACCAGGTCCAGCTGAAGCAGGTTCAGGTGCAGATCCAGAAGTCTGCGGGGAACCCAGTGCAGCAGAGGAAACAGCTGAAGGCTCAGCACAGGAGGCAGCAGACTGCAGCAGTCACCACACAACAG gTGACCCCTGTCGTCATCAACCAACAGAATGGCACTCAGATCCACACTCAGGCCATTTCATTAGATCTCCTCAAGGCCAACGGTGCGCCAACACTCGTCACCGACAGCAACGGAAACCACTACCTGATCGCCCTCACCAGTAACACGCCAGATGGGCAGAACGGCGTGTCCTCACTGGCCAAAACAAATGGACGCATCACACTGCAG AGATTGCAGTCGACTCCGAGTAAACTGCCCAGCActgaaagcaaatcaaaagagcaGCCAGAGGCGGAGCCTGTGAGCCAACCAAACAAAAAG AAGGCGGGGCTTCACCTGGACACCAATGGTTCGCCCCAACCCAGCCTATCAGCCACCGCTCCGCCCAACCTGCAGCCTTTCTTTGACGACGTGTCAGACAGTGAAAGCCAAAGCAGCTTACTGTCATCTCTGAAG agagaggaggtgtgtcCGCCTTATGACCGGCACACACTCttcacccctccctctcccaaACCCAACACCTCCCTTCCTGCTCAACGCTCAAAA CAGGAGAATGGCGTGAACAGTCAGCAGATGGACGACCTGTTTGACATCTTACTGAAGAGTGGAg AAATCCCCGGCTTCAAGTCCAACCCTGACCCCTCCCTCACCCCACTTTCTGACCCGCCTTCACCTGCTTCTCCCCCAtcccccctccatctctcccctcccacccccacacagcccctcctctcccctcagcCCTCTGTAGGCGAGCCCTGCACAGGCAgtgcccgcctggaggacttcCTGGAGAGCACCACTGGCGCCCCGCTGCTGGGGGTGGAGCCCGACGGCGGCCTGACGCTGATCGACGACCTCCACAGCCAGATGCTGAGCACGCACAGCATCCTGGACCACGCCCCTTCCCCCATGGACACTTCCGACCTGGGCTTCTCCCCTCACTCTACGGGGCTGGACTTTGGTGACCCCACCTTGGACAGCATGGACTGGCTTGATATCTCCATGGTGGGAAGCAGCGGTGTAGGGAGCGGGGGCAgcggaggggggagaggaggaagaggaggggaggtcGCTGGTGACGGAGATGGAGGGACGAGCCTGACCCCGCTGGCGCCACACACTCCACCCAGCGTGTTCTCGGCCGACTTTCTGGACAGCACGGACCTGCAGCTACACTGGGAGTCGTGTCTGTAG
- the mrtfab gene encoding myocardin related transcription factor Ab isoform X11: MPPLKSPAAFHEQRRSLERARTEDYLKRKIRSRPERSELVRMHILEETSAEPSLQAKQLQLKRARLADDLNDKISHRPGPIELVHKNILSVTCTVHSPLAEGESSSLDEDSSDALSPDQLTNHDSPVSAVPQLSPPDTLTQNGDISLTQFLTQRPPPPPPPPPPQLNGSDSSPFTKLTNGTAVPVTITNSRPSTGQVKSQSKTSSDRPSHRSKKAKDSKPKVKKLKYHQYIPPDQKADKEQPPAMDSSYAKLLHQQQLFLQLQILNQQQQHYNYHTILPAPPKPLTEQPPTTTSGPSPSRSAPTTTTPATFNQSGSARQSQTAVGGAKPVSLPANLDEFKVAELKQELKLRGLTVSGTKNDLIERLRNYQEQNGGNAAALKNGTSQPSHQATTSAAGAVTSSPAITTTPEHQPDGGFRLSLSSLAQVVPGRVMRFGSTSSSPPVSPSPSERSLAGMSPDETSCNGDMFGEMVSSPLTQLTLHPSPQHPSNVAPLSQSLSNVKEEIQSSCSLSRPSPSSSQPPEPQPGVAMDTMDKDQMLQEKDKQIEELTRMLRQKQRLVETLRSQLEQGKMSGAIVIAGVDKSKTSREVKLQTLIKASAIQPPVFPNGIVVKVKKEVEPEERMEGVTEEEQAKKPEQPMQCSQETLVRLQQIHRLQVQQAEQQKQTLQQSPTQKVAEAKTSPQKLQQQKKEAQILLHQQQQLQQLIIQQTQQKQLQAQQKLVQQKLAQQKLSQQKLQLLKQTQGQVQQKNQVQLKQVQVQIQKSAGNPVQQRKQLKAQHRRQQTAAVTTQQVTPVVINQQNGTQIHTQAISLDLLKANGAPTLVTDSNGNHYLIALTSNTPDGQNGVSSLAKTNGRITLQRLQSTPSKLPSTESKSKEQPEAEPVSQPNKKGQKAGLHLDTNGSPQPSLSATAPPNLQPFFDDVSDSESQSSLLSSLKREEVCPPYDRHTLFTPPSPKPNTSLPAQRSKQENGVNSQQMDDLFDILLKSGEIPGFKSNPDPSLTPLSDPPSPASPPSPLHLSPPTPTQPLLSPQPSVGEPCTGSARLEDFLESTTGAPLLGVEPDGGLTLIDDLHSQMLSTHSILDHAPSPMDTSDLGFSPHSTGLDFGDPTLDSMDWLDISMVGSSGVGSGGSGGGRGGRGGEVAGDGDGGTSLTPLAPHTPPSVFSADFLDSTDLQLHWESCL, encoded by the exons ATGCCAC CACTGAAGAGCCCGGCAGCCTTTCACGAACAGCGGAGGAGTCTGGAGCGAGCAAGG ACCGAGGACTATCTGAAGAGGAAGATCAGGAGTCGACCTGAGCGCTCTGAACTGGTCAGGATGCACATTTTGGAGG AGACGTCTGCAGAGCCGTCCCTGCAGGCCAAGCAGCTGCAGCTGAAGCGGGCACGACTGGCCGACGACCTCAACGACAAAATCTCCCACAGACCAGGTCCCATCGAGCTGGTTCACAAGAACATCCTGTCGGTTACCTGCACTGTGCACTCACCACTGG CTGAAGGAGAGAGCTCGTCTTTAGATGAAGACAGCAGCGACGCACTTTCCCCGGACCAGCTAACCAATCACGACTCACCTGTGAGCGCCGTCCCTCAGCTGTCTCCACCTGACACGCTCACCCAGAACGGGGACATTTCCCTCACACAG TTCCTGACTCAGCGGCCCCCTccgcctcctccgcctcctccacccCAGTTGAATGGGTCAGACTCCTCTCCGTTCACAAAATTAACAAACGGGACAGCAGTGCCAGTGACCATTACAAACTCCCGCCCTTCTACCGGACAGGTCAAG TCTCAGTCTAAGACGAGTTCAGACCGTCCTTCACACAGATCCAAGAAAGCAAAGGACAGCAAGCCCAAG GTGAAGAAGCTGAAGTACCACCAGTACATCCCTCCGGATCAGAAAGCAGACAAAGAGCAGCCGCCTGCGATGGACTCATCCTACGCTAAGCTtcttcatcagcagcagctcttcctGCAGTTGCAGATCCTCAACCAGCAACAGCAGCACTACAACTACCACACCATCCTTCCTGCCCCTCCCAA gcCACTGACAGAGCAGCCTCCCACGACCACTTCCGGCCCTTCCCCCTCCCGCAGCGCTCCCACGACTACCACCCCCGCCACCTTCAATCAGAGCGGGAGTGCCCGTCAGAGCCAAACTGCAGTGGGCGGAGCTAAACCAGTCAGTCTGCCAGCCAACCTGGATGAGTTCAAG GTCGCTGAGCTGAAACAGGAATTGAAACTGCGTGGTCTGACTGTCTCAGGCACCAAGAACGATCTCATTGAGCGGCTTCGCAACTACCAGGAGCAAAACGGCGGCAACGCGGCAGCTTTGAAAAATGGCACATCACAGCCCAGCCATCAGGCCACGACCTCGGCTGCTGGCGCAGTCACTTCCTCTCCCGCCATAACAACCACACCTGAGCACCAACCAGATGGAGGGTTTAGGTTATCTCTATCATCACTGGCTCAGGTGGTTCCAGGGCGGGTCATGAGGTTTGGCAGCACCAGCTCCAGCCCTCCCGTGTCACCTTCTCCGTCTGAGAGGTCTTTGGCCGGGATGAGTCCTGATGAGACGAGCTGTAATGGGGACATGTTCGGAGAGATG GTGAGCTCTCCCCTTACCCAGCTCACCCTGCACCCATCTCCTCAGCACCCATCCAACGTCGCTCCGCTCTCCCAGTCTCTCTCAAACGTCAAAGAGGAGATCCAgagctcctgcagcctctctAGGCCATCCCCCTCCTCAAGTCAGCCTCCAGAGCCTCAGCCTGGAGTTGCCATGGACACCATGGACAAAGACCAGATGCTGCAGGAGAAGGACAAACAGATTGAGGAGCTAACCAGGATGCTGCGTCAGAAGCAGAGGCTGGTGGAGACGCTGCGGTCACAGCTGGAGCAGGGCAAGATGTCAGGTGCAATAGTGATAGCAGGAGTGGACAAGAGCAAAACATCCAGAGAGGTTAAACTTCAAACTCTAATAAAAGCCTCTGCCATTCAGCCCCCTGTTTTCCCTAACGGCATTGTGGTGAAGGTGAAGAAGGAGGTGGAGCCTGAAGAGCGGATGGAGGGAGTGACGGAGGAGGAACAGGCGAAGAAACCAGAGCAGCCGATGCAGTGCTCTCAGGAGACCCTCGTCCGGCTGCAGCAGATCCACCGGCTGCAAGTCCAACAGGCCGAACAGCAGAAACAGACGCTGCAGCAGAGTCCCACACAGAAAGTAGCCGAGGCAAAGACAAGCCCTCAAAAGCTGCAACAGCAGAAGAAAGAAGCTCAAATCCTgctccatcagcagcagcaactgCAGCAGCTCATCATCCAGCAGACCCAACAGAAACAGCTGCAGGCCCAGCAGAAGTTAGTGCAGCAGAAACTTGCCCAGCAGAAGCTCAGTCAGCAGAAACTGCAGCTGCTCAAACAGACTCAAGGGCAGGTCCAGCAGAAGAACCAGGTCCAGCTGAAGCAGGTTCAGGTGCAGATCCAGAAGTCTGCGGGGAACCCAGTGCAGCAGAGGAAACAGCTGAAGGCTCAGCACAGGAGGCAGCAGACTGCAGCAGTCACCACACAACAG gTGACCCCTGTCGTCATCAACCAACAGAATGGCACTCAGATCCACACTCAGGCCATTTCATTAGATCTCCTCAAGGCCAACGGTGCGCCAACACTCGTCACCGACAGCAACGGAAACCACTACCTGATCGCCCTCACCAGTAACACGCCAGATGGGCAGAACGGCGTGTCCTCACTGGCCAAAACAAATGGACGCATCACACTGCAG AGATTGCAGTCGACTCCGAGTAAACTGCCCAGCActgaaagcaaatcaaaagagcaGCCAGAGGCGGAGCCTGTGAGCCAACCAAACAAAAAG GGACAGAAGGCGGGGCTTCACCTGGACACCAATGGTTCGCCCCAACCCAGCCTATCAGCCACCGCTCCGCCCAACCTGCAGCCTTTCTTTGACGACGTGTCAGACAGTGAAAGCCAAAGCAGCTTACTGTCATCTCTGAAG agagaggaggtgtgtcCGCCTTATGACCGGCACACACTCttcacccctccctctcccaaACCCAACACCTCCCTTCCTGCTCAACGCTCAAAA CAGGAGAATGGCGTGAACAGTCAGCAGATGGACGACCTGTTTGACATCTTACTGAAGAGTGGAg AAATCCCCGGCTTCAAGTCCAACCCTGACCCCTCCCTCACCCCACTTTCTGACCCGCCTTCACCTGCTTCTCCCCCAtcccccctccatctctcccctcccacccccacacagcccctcctctcccctcagcCCTCTGTAGGCGAGCCCTGCACAGGCAgtgcccgcctggaggacttcCTGGAGAGCACCACTGGCGCCCCGCTGCTGGGGGTGGAGCCCGACGGCGGCCTGACGCTGATCGACGACCTCCACAGCCAGATGCTGAGCACGCACAGCATCCTGGACCACGCCCCTTCCCCCATGGACACTTCCGACCTGGGCTTCTCCCCTCACTCTACGGGGCTGGACTTTGGTGACCCCACCTTGGACAGCATGGACTGGCTTGATATCTCCATGGTGGGAAGCAGCGGTGTAGGGAGCGGGGGCAgcggaggggggagaggaggaagaggaggggaggtcGCTGGTGACGGAGATGGAGGGACGAGCCTGACCCCGCTGGCGCCACACACTCCACCCAGCGTGTTCTCGGCCGACTTTCTGGACAGCACGGACCTGCAGCTACACTGGGAGTCGTGTCTGTAG
- the mrtfab gene encoding myocardin related transcription factor Ab isoform X9 — MLFWARIRDRCGGLHVQVSIILQLKLLQRRTREELVSQGIMPPLKSPAAFHEQRRSLERARTEDYLKRKIRSRPERSELVRMHILEETSAEPSLQAKQLQLKRARLADDLNDKISHRPGPIELVHKNILSVTCTVHSPLAEGESSSLDEDSSDALSPDQLTNHDSPVSAVPQLSPPDTLTQNGDISLTQFLTQRPPPPPPPPPPQLNGSDSSPFTKLTNGTAVPVTITNSRPSTGQVKSQSKTSSDRPSHRSKKAKDSKPKVKKLKYHQYIPPDQKADKEQPPAMDSSYAKLLHQQQLFLQLQILNQQQQHYNYHTILPAPPKPLTEQPPTTTSGPSPSRSAPTTTTPATFNQSGSARQSQTAVGGAKPVSLPANLDEFKVAELKQELKLRGLTVSGTKNDLIERLRNYQEQNGGNAAALKNGTSQPSHQATTSAAGAVTSSPAITTTPEHQPDGGFRLSLSSLAQVVPGRVMRFGSTSSSPPVSPSPSERSLAGMSPDETSCNGDMFGEMVSSPLTQLTLHPSPQHPSNVAPLSQSLSNVKEEIQSSCSLSRPSPSSSQPPEPQPGVAMDTMDKDQMLQEKDKQIEELTRMLRQKQRLVETLRSQLEQGKMSGAIVIAGVDKSKTSREVKLQTLIKASAIQPPVFPNGIVVKVKKEVEPEERMEGVTEEEQAKKPEQPMQCSQETLVRLQQIHRLQVQQAEQQKQTLQQSPTQKVAEAKTSPQKLQQQKKEAQILLHQQQQLQQLIIQQTQQKQLQAQQKLVQQKLAQQKLSQQKLQLLKQTQGQVQQKNQVQLKQVQVQIQKSAGNPVQQRKQLKAQHRRQQTAAVTTQQVTPVVINQQNGTQIHTQAISLDLLKANGAPTLVTDSNGNHYLIALTSNTPDGQNGVSSLAKTNGRITLQRLQSTPSKLPSTESKSKEQPEAEPVSQPNKKGQKAGLHLDTNGSPQPSLSATAPPNLQPFFDDVSDSESQSSLLSSLKREEVCPPYDRHTLFTPPSPKPNTSLPAQRSKQENGVNSQQMDDLFDILLKSGEIPGFKSNPDPSLTPLSDPPSPASPPSPLHLSPPTPTQPLLSPQPSVGEPCTGSARLEDFLESTTGAPLLGVEPDGGLTLIDDLHSQMLSTHSILDHAPSPMDTSDLGFSPHSTGLDFGDPTLDSMDWLDISMVGSSGVGSGGSGGGRGGRGGEVAGDGDGGTSLTPLAPHTPPSVFSADFLDSTDLQLHWESCL; from the exons TCCTCCAGCTCAAACTCCTGCAGAGACGCACACGAGAGGAACTGGTCAGCCAAGGGATCATGCCAC CACTGAAGAGCCCGGCAGCCTTTCACGAACAGCGGAGGAGTCTGGAGCGAGCAAGG ACCGAGGACTATCTGAAGAGGAAGATCAGGAGTCGACCTGAGCGCTCTGAACTGGTCAGGATGCACATTTTGGAGG AGACGTCTGCAGAGCCGTCCCTGCAGGCCAAGCAGCTGCAGCTGAAGCGGGCACGACTGGCCGACGACCTCAACGACAAAATCTCCCACAGACCAGGTCCCATCGAGCTGGTTCACAAGAACATCCTGTCGGTTACCTGCACTGTGCACTCACCACTGG CTGAAGGAGAGAGCTCGTCTTTAGATGAAGACAGCAGCGACGCACTTTCCCCGGACCAGCTAACCAATCACGACTCACCTGTGAGCGCCGTCCCTCAGCTGTCTCCACCTGACACGCTCACCCAGAACGGGGACATTTCCCTCACACAG TTCCTGACTCAGCGGCCCCCTccgcctcctccgcctcctccacccCAGTTGAATGGGTCAGACTCCTCTCCGTTCACAAAATTAACAAACGGGACAGCAGTGCCAGTGACCATTACAAACTCCCGCCCTTCTACCGGACAGGTCAAG TCTCAGTCTAAGACGAGTTCAGACCGTCCTTCACACAGATCCAAGAAAGCAAAGGACAGCAAGCCCAAG GTGAAGAAGCTGAAGTACCACCAGTACATCCCTCCGGATCAGAAAGCAGACAAAGAGCAGCCGCCTGCGATGGACTCATCCTACGCTAAGCTtcttcatcagcagcagctcttcctGCAGTTGCAGATCCTCAACCAGCAACAGCAGCACTACAACTACCACACCATCCTTCCTGCCCCTCCCAA gcCACTGACAGAGCAGCCTCCCACGACCACTTCCGGCCCTTCCCCCTCCCGCAGCGCTCCCACGACTACCACCCCCGCCACCTTCAATCAGAGCGGGAGTGCCCGTCAGAGCCAAACTGCAGTGGGCGGAGCTAAACCAGTCAGTCTGCCAGCCAACCTGGATGAGTTCAAG GTCGCTGAGCTGAAACAGGAATTGAAACTGCGTGGTCTGACTGTCTCAGGCACCAAGAACGATCTCATTGAGCGGCTTCGCAACTACCAGGAGCAAAACGGCGGCAACGCGGCAGCTTTGAAAAATGGCACATCACAGCCCAGCCATCAGGCCACGACCTCGGCTGCTGGCGCAGTCACTTCCTCTCCCGCCATAACAACCACACCTGAGCACCAACCAGATGGAGGGTTTAGGTTATCTCTATCATCACTGGCTCAGGTGGTTCCAGGGCGGGTCATGAGGTTTGGCAGCACCAGCTCCAGCCCTCCCGTGTCACCTTCTCCGTCTGAGAGGTCTTTGGCCGGGATGAGTCCTGATGAGACGAGCTGTAATGGGGACATGTTCGGAGAGATG GTGAGCTCTCCCCTTACCCAGCTCACCCTGCACCCATCTCCTCAGCACCCATCCAACGTCGCTCCGCTCTCCCAGTCTCTCTCAAACGTCAAAGAGGAGATCCAgagctcctgcagcctctctAGGCCATCCCCCTCCTCAAGTCAGCCTCCAGAGCCTCAGCCTGGAGTTGCCATGGACACCATGGACAAAGACCAGATGCTGCAGGAGAAGGACAAACAGATTGAGGAGCTAACCAGGATGCTGCGTCAGAAGCAGAGGCTGGTGGAGACGCTGCGGTCACAGCTGGAGCAGGGCAAGATGTCAGGTGCAATAGTGATAGCAGGAGTGGACAAGAGCAAAACATCCAGAGAGGTTAAACTTCAAACTCTAATAAAAGCCTCTGCCATTCAGCCCCCTGTTTTCCCTAACGGCATTGTGGTGAAGGTGAAGAAGGAGGTGGAGCCTGAAGAGCGGATGGAGGGAGTGACGGAGGAGGAACAGGCGAAGAAACCAGAGCAGCCGATGCAGTGCTCTCAGGAGACCCTCGTCCGGCTGCAGCAGATCCACCGGCTGCAAGTCCAACAGGCCGAACAGCAGAAACAGACGCTGCAGCAGAGTCCCACACAGAAAGTAGCCGAGGCAAAGACAAGCCCTCAAAAGCTGCAACAGCAGAAGAAAGAAGCTCAAATCCTgctccatcagcagcagcaactgCAGCAGCTCATCATCCAGCAGACCCAACAGAAACAGCTGCAGGCCCAGCAGAAGTTAGTGCAGCAGAAACTTGCCCAGCAGAAGCTCAGTCAGCAGAAACTGCAGCTGCTCAAACAGACTCAAGGGCAGGTCCAGCAGAAGAACCAGGTCCAGCTGAAGCAGGTTCAGGTGCAGATCCAGAAGTCTGCGGGGAACCCAGTGCAGCAGAGGAAACAGCTGAAGGCTCAGCACAGGAGGCAGCAGACTGCAGCAGTCACCACACAACAG gTGACCCCTGTCGTCATCAACCAACAGAATGGCACTCAGATCCACACTCAGGCCATTTCATTAGATCTCCTCAAGGCCAACGGTGCGCCAACACTCGTCACCGACAGCAACGGAAACCACTACCTGATCGCCCTCACCAGTAACACGCCAGATGGGCAGAACGGCGTGTCCTCACTGGCCAAAACAAATGGACGCATCACACTGCAG AGATTGCAGTCGACTCCGAGTAAACTGCCCAGCActgaaagcaaatcaaaagagcaGCCAGAGGCGGAGCCTGTGAGCCAACCAAACAAAAAG GGACAGAAGGCGGGGCTTCACCTGGACACCAATGGTTCGCCCCAACCCAGCCTATCAGCCACCGCTCCGCCCAACCTGCAGCCTTTCTTTGACGACGTGTCAGACAGTGAAAGCCAAAGCAGCTTACTGTCATCTCTGAAG agagaggaggtgtgtcCGCCTTATGACCGGCACACACTCttcacccctccctctcccaaACCCAACACCTCCCTTCCTGCTCAACGCTCAAAA CAGGAGAATGGCGTGAACAGTCAGCAGATGGACGACCTGTTTGACATCTTACTGAAGAGTGGAg AAATCCCCGGCTTCAAGTCCAACCCTGACCCCTCCCTCACCCCACTTTCTGACCCGCCTTCACCTGCTTCTCCCCCAtcccccctccatctctcccctcccacccccacacagcccctcctctcccctcagcCCTCTGTAGGCGAGCCCTGCACAGGCAgtgcccgcctggaggacttcCTGGAGAGCACCACTGGCGCCCCGCTGCTGGGGGTGGAGCCCGACGGCGGCCTGACGCTGATCGACGACCTCCACAGCCAGATGCTGAGCACGCACAGCATCCTGGACCACGCCCCTTCCCCCATGGACACTTCCGACCTGGGCTTCTCCCCTCACTCTACGGGGCTGGACTTTGGTGACCCCACCTTGGACAGCATGGACTGGCTTGATATCTCCATGGTGGGAAGCAGCGGTGTAGGGAGCGGGGGCAgcggaggggggagaggaggaagaggaggggaggtcGCTGGTGACGGAGATGGAGGGACGAGCCTGACCCCGCTGGCGCCACACACTCCACCCAGCGTGTTCTCGGCCGACTTTCTGGACAGCACGGACCTGCAGCTACACTGGGAGTCGTGTCTGTAG